The following coding sequences are from one Hippopotamus amphibius kiboko isolate mHipAmp2 chromosome 9, mHipAmp2.hap2, whole genome shotgun sequence window:
- the LOC130860226 gene encoding serine/arginine repetitive matrix protein 2-like: MEPQAPPSAMRREGRGTQHREAVLPRHVPTGAAPDLERVAAVRHRPQLRGGRGRRGGPRQGLAGEGLGAPSARPARSCLRLRKGLGGGKVQGAGLHPARGEERVGGEARAREARPRLGLSEHEEARAKNRRLHRVPPPSAPGVYVPTAAVQSPRLGLTSVEGLLLEPLHPACARLDSAQGAHYAVIAKERPACLAGGCGKHLHNWEAQRGLGQACVDDSSPTHTPSPEPREEAPPAPAPGVAPGFPSPGLGRACSGTIPAPSRRLRRVSRAVEGAPALPCPALPQLPRAQVLQPLGVGTVLSWVLKPPFPGRDGSVFPGRRGRRCRRRLRATPGLSAGGPPPRALGSCRRRSTPQRSPGPVPAGPASGRRAGSSGRAASRPSRPRPRRRGVTHQTAAPLRSRRARGGPGAGRGRGAEGRPLLRPRLPALWPRRALALALFPEPRDVTGKRPIPGGPRRPPRAGHQRGRAGGAPRRRGPQPRAPPPRPRPRSPLARRAGPAHGRRCRPAGGCLPGGGGGARVVMGTRRPLAGRAGSRQPRLAALPPPLAPGARDPEGASRPVPPARRRTADAGVHPRRESAVARRRLCRTGSVGAESRGPTGSSLEAACWLPCSRRRGAPSGPGRALEAEAGDGPRGEGPPLLARRPARSPPVPAARFPAPALQAGEGCTPFLQPRERTRRPPSRGPEGKFTDRPGSRAGRSLGTRGPACAGRENPLRRSRDRERGGFSTSESSAAALTSAPPPLQLGHRRLAAQCDGPSWGLPRSGSPPAPGSRGLAPQAL, translated from the exons ATGGAACCTCAGGCCCCACCCTCTGCCATGCGGCGGGAGGGCAGAGGCACCCAGCATAGAGAGGCTGTCCTCCCCAGGCACGTGCCGACGGGCGCAG CTCCGGACCTAGAGCGGGTGGCCGCCGTGCGCCACCGCCCCCAGCTCCGAGGCGGCCGGGGACGCAGAGGAGGTCCCCGGCAGGGCCTCGCAGGGGAGGGACTTGGAGCCCCCTCGGCACGCCCCGCCCGGAGCTGCCTTCGGCTCCGCAAGGGGTTGGGCGGTGGGAAAGTTCAGGGCGCGGGGTTGCACCCGGCACGCGGCGAGGAGCGCGTGGGCGGGGAGGCGCGCgcgag GGAGGCTCGGCCCAGACTTGGGCTGTCTGAGCACGAAGAAGCTCGGGCTAAGAACCGGCGTCTACATCGCGTCCCGCCT CCGAGTGCCCCTGGTGTTTACGTCCCCACCGCTGCGGTGCAGAGTCCCAGACTGGGACTGACTTCTGTCGAGGGGCTGCTGCTGGAGCCTCTCCACCCGGCTTGCGCGAGGCTAGATTCAGCTCAGGGTGCCCACTACGCCGTTATTGCCAAAGAGCGCCCAGCCTGCCTGGCAGGAGGGTGCGGGAAGCACCTGCACAACTGGGAGGCCCAACGGGGCTTGGGTCAGGCGTGTGTGGACGATTCCTCCCCAACCCACACTCCTAGCCCTGAGCCCCGCGAAGAGGCGCCGCCGGCCCCAGCGCCTGGGGTGGCCCCCGGTTTCCCAAGCCCTGGGCTTGGGCGGGCCTGCTCAGGAACCATCCCTGCGCCCAGCAGGAGGCTCCGCCGCGTCTCCCGGGCGGTCGAAGGGGCACCGGCTCTcccgtgccccgccctcccccagctccctagAGCGCAGGTCCTGCAGCCCCTGGGCGTGGGCACCGTGCTCTCCTGGGTCCTGAAGCCCCCCTTTCCCGGACGCGACGGGAGCGTGTTCCCTGGAcgccggggg AGGCGCTGCCGGAGACGCCTCCGGGCGACCCCGGGCCTCTCCGCCggcgggcccccgccccgcgcgctcGGCAGCTGCCGGCGCCGCTCGACCCCCCAGAGGAGCCCCGGCCCCGTCCCAGCCGGGCCCGCCTCGGGGCGCCGCGCGGGGTCCAGCGGCCGGGCGGCCTCGCGCCCCAGCCGgccccgcccgcgccgccgcGGGGTCACTCACCAGACAGCCGCGCCGCTCCGCTCGCGCCGGGCGCgcggcgggccgggggcgggccgGGGACGGGGCGCCGAGGGGCGGCCCCTGCTCCGCCCGCGGCTCCCGGCGCTGTGGCCCCGACGCGCGCTCGCGCTCGCACTTTTCCCCGAGCCGCGTGACGTCACGGGGAAGCGGCCAATCCCGGGGGGGCCGCGCCGCCCGCCCCGGGCCGGCCACCAACGCGGACGCGCGGGGGGCGCCCCCCGGCGTCGGGGCCCCCAGCCGcgcgcgccccccccccgcccacggCCGCGCTCTCCCCTCGCGCGCCGCGCGGGCCCCGCCCACGGCCGCCGGTGCCGGCCGGCGGGGGGCTGCctcccggggggcgggggcggggcccgcgTCGTCATGGGGACGCGGCGCCCCCTCGCGGGCCGGGCGGGGAGCCGGCAGCCCCGTCTGGCCGCGCTCCCGCCTCCGCTCGCaccgggcgcccgggacccggagGGGGCCTCGCGCCCCGTGCCGCCCGCTCGCCGCCGGACCGCGGACGCGGGCGTTCACCCCCGACGGGAGAGTGCGGTTGCGCGGCGTCGGCTCTGCCGCACCGGTTCCGTCGGGGCCGAGAGCCGAGGTCCGACAGGGTCGAGCCTCGAGGCTGCGTGCTGGCTCCCGTGCAGCCGGCGCAGAGGGGCGCCGTCGGGGCCCGGGAGGGCGCTGGAGGCGGAAGCGGGCGACGGTCCCCGGGGAGAGGGCCCCCCGCTCCTCGCACGCAGACCCGCCCGCTCGCCCCCCGTTCCCGCTGCCCGGTTCCCTGCTCCCGCGCTCCAGGCCGGCGAGGGGTGCacacccttcctccagccccgGGAGAGGACACGCCGCCCACCCAGCCGCGGCCCGGAGGGCAAGTTCACCGAC CGTCCGGGGAGCCGCGCGGGCCGGAGCCTCGGGACTCGCGGCCCGGCCTGCGCCGGGCGGGAGAACCCTCTGCGGCGCTCGCGGGACCGCGAGCGGGGAGGCTTCAGCACCTCGGAGAGCTCCGCCGCGGCCCTGACCTCGGCGCCCCCGCCCCTCCAGCTCGGACACCGCCGTCTCGCCGCCCAGTGCGACGGCCCTTCCTGGGGCCTGCCGAGGTCCGGCTCGCCCCCAGCGCCCGGGTCCCGAGGCCTGGCACCCCAGGCTCTCTGA